From Micromonospora rifamycinica, a single genomic window includes:
- the ruvX gene encoding Holliday junction resolvase RuvX — MTEWSRGVRLGVDVGQVRVGVARSDPHGVLATPLVTLARDQRTGPEAVPTDLARLAELVAEYEAVEVVVGLPVNLAGRHGPAAQHVSAYADRLAEVIAPVPVTLTDERMSTVVASRRLAERGVRGKRQRAVVDQAAAVEILQSWLEAQRRRTE, encoded by the coding sequence GTGACCGAGTGGTCCCGTGGGGTCCGGTTGGGTGTCGACGTCGGTCAGGTGCGGGTGGGGGTGGCCCGGTCCGATCCGCACGGGGTACTGGCCACTCCGCTGGTCACCCTGGCCCGGGACCAGCGCACCGGCCCGGAGGCGGTGCCGACCGATCTCGCCCGGCTCGCCGAGCTGGTCGCCGAGTACGAGGCCGTCGAGGTGGTGGTCGGGCTGCCGGTCAACCTGGCCGGTCGGCACGGGCCGGCGGCCCAGCACGTGTCGGCGTACGCGGACCGGTTGGCCGAGGTGATAGCCCCGGTTCCGGTGACCCTCACCGACGAGAGGATGTCAACTGTCGTCGCGTCTCGTAGGCTTGCCGAGCGGGGCGTCCGGGGAAAGCGCCAACGCGCGGTGGTGGATCAGGCCGCCGCGGTCGAGATCCTGCAGAGCTGGCTGGAAGCGCAGCGGAGGCGGACGGAATGA
- the mltG gene encoding endolytic transglycosylase MltG, with translation MIDDLDLGFDEQERGERGEKGRHRRGFVNRRNGGGSGKSGGGPGKTIFALLMALVLLGGIGGGAFYGFDRIRNHFITPDFDGPGTGEALVDVKTGDTATDIGNSLYDAGVVKSTKAFIEAAEENALSKNIQVGRYKVKKEMRASDALTLLLDPKSRVVNGVTIPEGMITLAIYDLLAKETKIPVGEFKTAAKDPVKLGVPEFWFNRKDGKKGPRSLEGFLYPATYELPPKATAAQILSMMVDKFLDVTEEMKFVETVEADRGISPYEALITASIAQAESVNHVDMPKVARVIYNRVYTDRYHCKCLEIDSAINYWLRLQGKNPKDSDILKQSELNDPRNPYRTHGADGLTITPISNPGEDALKGAMSPPNGTWVYFMTVDKKGTMGYGTTDADFRDLQRQMCTNGVLSGENCR, from the coding sequence ATGATCGACGATCTGGACCTCGGGTTCGACGAGCAGGAAAGGGGGGAGAGGGGAGAGAAGGGCCGGCACCGGCGGGGCTTCGTCAACCGGCGCAACGGCGGCGGCTCCGGCAAGTCGGGCGGCGGCCCCGGCAAGACCATCTTCGCGCTGCTGATGGCCCTGGTGTTGCTGGGCGGCATCGGTGGTGGGGCCTTCTACGGCTTCGACCGGATCCGCAACCACTTCATCACCCCGGACTTCGACGGTCCGGGCACCGGTGAGGCGCTGGTCGACGTCAAGACCGGTGACACCGCGACCGACATCGGCAACTCCCTGTACGACGCCGGCGTGGTCAAGAGCACCAAGGCGTTCATCGAGGCGGCTGAGGAGAACGCGCTCAGCAAGAACATCCAGGTCGGCCGGTACAAGGTCAAGAAGGAGATGCGCGCCTCGGACGCGCTCACCCTGTTGCTGGATCCCAAGAGCCGGGTGGTCAACGGGGTCACCATCCCCGAGGGCATGATCACGCTGGCCATCTACGACCTGCTGGCCAAGGAGACCAAGATCCCGGTCGGCGAGTTCAAGACCGCCGCGAAGGATCCGGTCAAGTTGGGCGTTCCCGAGTTCTGGTTCAACCGCAAGGACGGCAAGAAGGGGCCCCGGAGCCTGGAGGGCTTCCTCTACCCGGCCACCTACGAGCTGCCGCCGAAGGCGACCGCCGCGCAGATCCTGTCGATGATGGTGGACAAGTTCCTCGACGTGACGGAGGAGATGAAGTTCGTCGAGACGGTCGAGGCGGACCGCGGCATCTCGCCGTACGAGGCGTTGATCACGGCGTCGATCGCGCAGGCCGAGTCGGTCAACCACGTGGACATGCCGAAGGTGGCCCGGGTGATCTACAACCGGGTCTACACCGACCGCTACCACTGCAAGTGCCTGGAGATCGACAGCGCGATCAACTACTGGCTGCGGTTGCAGGGCAAGAACCCGAAGGACTCCGACATCCTCAAGCAGTCCGAGCTGAACGACCCGAGGAACCCGTACCGGACGCACGGCGCGGACGGGCTGACCATCACCCCGATCAGCAACCCGGGCGAGGACGCCCTCAAGGGGGCGATGAGCCCGCCCAACGGCACCTGGGTCTACTTCATGACCGTCGACAAGAAGGGCACCATGGGGTACGGCACGACCGACGCCGACTTCCGTGACCTGCAACGCCAGATGTGCACCAACGGCGTGCTGAGCGGAGAGAACTGCCGGTGA
- a CDS encoding shikimate dehydrogenase: MRAAVLGRPIAHSLSPVIHEAGYAAAGLAGWSYTRIECGAEELPALVAGLGPEWAGLSVTMPGKEAALAVADRASPVATAVGAANTLVRRPDGSWYADNTDVTGMVTVLTSAGVRPGGTVTVLGAGGTARAAVAAAAQLGATTVTVVARRPSAVARLRPVGAAVGVDVVAVAWPDAAAHTHADLVVSTVPKGVADPLAAGVDWGPSTVLFDALYDPWPTPLAASALAGGLRVVSGLDLLLAQAVGQFTQFTGVSAPVDAMRTALAGVRR; this comes from the coding sequence GTGAGGGCCGCGGTGCTCGGTCGGCCGATCGCCCACTCGCTCTCCCCGGTGATCCACGAGGCGGGCTACGCCGCCGCCGGGCTCGCCGGCTGGTCGTACACCCGGATCGAGTGCGGGGCCGAGGAGCTGCCGGCGCTGGTCGCCGGCCTGGGTCCGGAGTGGGCCGGGCTGTCGGTGACCATGCCGGGCAAGGAGGCGGCGCTCGCGGTGGCCGACCGGGCGTCGCCGGTCGCCACCGCCGTCGGCGCGGCCAACACGCTGGTACGGCGTCCCGACGGCTCCTGGTACGCCGACAACACCGACGTGACCGGCATGGTGACGGTGCTGACCTCGGCCGGGGTGCGTCCGGGCGGCACCGTCACCGTGCTCGGGGCCGGGGGCACCGCCCGGGCCGCCGTGGCCGCCGCCGCCCAGCTCGGCGCGACCACGGTGACCGTGGTGGCCCGCCGCCCGTCGGCGGTGGCGCGGCTGCGGCCGGTGGGCGCGGCCGTCGGGGTGGACGTGGTCGCGGTGGCCTGGCCGGACGCCGCCGCGCACACCCACGCCGACCTGGTGGTCTCCACGGTGCCGAAGGGGGTCGCCGACCCGTTGGCGGCCGGGGTCGACTGGGGACCGTCCACGGTGCTCTTCGACGCTTTGTACGACCCGTGGCCGACCCCGCTGGCGGCCTCGGCACTGGCCGGCGGTCTGCGGGTGGTCTCCGGGCTGGATCTGCTGCTGGCCCAGGCCGTCGGACAGTTCACGCAGTTCACCGGGGTGTCGGCACCGGTCGATGCGATGCGTACCGCCCTCGCCGGTGTCCGGCGCTGA
- a CDS encoding glycoside hydrolase family 16 protein, whose translation MSRHGIHRALPAISGRRRAAVLSVLSVTAIGGIVATMMPLIAAEVPPIVLSAVADTTVTQVPQDGDNGIKTTLASCPQLCDGNRVGQRDAVLEFQVRGLPADAVAVKASLRVYAWQQFTSRVRAHAAQGTAAGTGAWHQRPVLGPALATVDRVSQGYNEWDVSAAVKGNGQVTLALTQENWNTRIYWASRENAKTTIRPSLVVTYQRDGRLPTRPPVTTPPPTTVAPTPAPTRTVPPTPTRTASPPAPTTAAPRPTPTVRPGTDVPGWRLVWSDEFTGPTVDLKRWNLRDNEGRDIDKGCNVDDPDNTFVADGVLTLRAQRETAVCSSQTRQYTQSYLDTIGKASFTYGRFEMRAKSPNGPTDSKGLWPAFWLRPDDGGKGEIDVVELPGGASLHGAATQAIFYDYTPVKQDQRWDFPTGYPGDGFHTYTTEWEPGVIRWYIDGRQVWQRDRSTTPWFDEAFNKPFNLRLNFQVGGWLGDPDAATRFPADFRVDYVRVWQR comes from the coding sequence TTGAGCAGGCACGGAATCCACCGCGCCCTTCCGGCCATCAGTGGTCGACGCAGGGCGGCCGTCCTCAGTGTCCTGAGCGTCACCGCGATCGGCGGCATCGTGGCCACCATGATGCCGCTGATCGCCGCCGAGGTGCCGCCGATCGTGCTCTCCGCCGTCGCGGACACCACCGTCACCCAGGTCCCCCAGGACGGCGACAACGGGATCAAGACCACCCTGGCCAGCTGTCCGCAGCTCTGCGACGGCAACCGGGTCGGCCAGCGCGACGCCGTGCTGGAGTTCCAGGTACGCGGCCTGCCCGCCGACGCCGTCGCCGTCAAGGCGTCCCTGCGGGTGTACGCCTGGCAGCAGTTCACCTCCCGGGTCCGGGCGCACGCCGCACAGGGCACCGCCGCGGGGACCGGCGCCTGGCACCAACGGCCCGTCCTCGGCCCGGCGCTGGCGACCGTCGACCGGGTCAGCCAGGGCTACAACGAGTGGGACGTTTCCGCCGCGGTCAAGGGCAACGGTCAGGTCACCCTGGCGTTGACCCAGGAGAACTGGAACACCCGGATCTACTGGGCCTCCCGGGAGAACGCCAAGACCACGATCCGGCCGAGCCTGGTGGTGACGTACCAGCGTGACGGCCGGCTGCCCACCCGGCCGCCGGTCACCACGCCGCCGCCGACCACCGTCGCCCCGACGCCCGCCCCGACCCGGACGGTGCCGCCGACGCCCACCCGGACGGCCAGTCCGCCCGCGCCGACCACCGCCGCGCCGCGCCCGACGCCGACGGTGCGGCCCGGCACCGACGTGCCCGGCTGGCGGCTGGTCTGGTCCGACGAGTTCACCGGACCCACCGTCGACCTGAAGCGGTGGAACCTGCGGGACAACGAGGGCCGCGACATCGACAAGGGCTGCAACGTCGACGACCCGGACAACACCTTCGTCGCCGACGGGGTGCTGACCCTGCGCGCCCAGCGGGAGACCGCGGTGTGCAGCTCGCAGACCCGGCAGTACACCCAGAGCTACCTGGACACCATCGGCAAGGCGTCGTTCACCTACGGCCGGTTCGAGATGCGGGCCAAGTCCCCGAATGGGCCGACCGACTCCAAGGGCCTCTGGCCGGCGTTCTGGCTGCGCCCGGACGACGGCGGCAAGGGCGAGATCGACGTGGTGGAGCTGCCCGGCGGGGCGTCCCTGCACGGGGCCGCCACCCAGGCGATCTTCTACGACTACACGCCGGTCAAGCAGGACCAGCGGTGGGACTTCCCGACCGGCTACCCGGGTGACGGCTTCCACACGTACACCACCGAGTGGGAGCCGGGGGTGATCCGCTGGTACATCGACGGCCGGCAGGTGTGGCAGCGCGACCGCAGCACCACCCCGTGGTTCGACGAGGCCTTCAACAAGCCGTTCAACCTGCGGCTGAACTTCCAGGTCGGTGGCTGGCTGGGCGACCCCGACGCGGCCACCCGGTTCCCGGCCGACTTCCGGGTCGACTACGTCCGCGTCTGGCAGCGCTGA
- a CDS encoding phosphatase PAP2 family protein, whose protein sequence is MTVVYVLAVLAVLVPLVTVPMLAARWASAVDTGRTADRVRVALAGLTAAFGRVGAALVVLLAGAAAVVAVCWPIGEAISRLEPHVDHPVFDYVHARRVGFWEDVNLFISPIGDRYPLKWVTAVAAIGFAVAWRRRRWWIPLVAMPLQFVVEQYTQTILAKVVDRGHPPTDLGTYPSGGCGRVLMTFGTILVLAALTWRIPRRVLIGLVTALAVLVSVEGYTRIYAEKHWLTDVFGGWFFGTLLTGVMVLAVLVADGRVRPPAEPAAAVDDRSLTGT, encoded by the coding sequence GTGACCGTCGTCTACGTGCTGGCCGTGCTGGCCGTACTGGTGCCCCTGGTCACCGTTCCGATGCTGGCCGCCCGCTGGGCGTCGGCCGTGGACACCGGCCGGACGGCCGACCGGGTGCGGGTCGCCCTCGCCGGGTTGACCGCCGCGTTCGGTCGGGTCGGCGCGGCCCTGGTGGTGCTGCTGGCCGGCGCGGCGGCGGTGGTCGCCGTCTGCTGGCCCATCGGCGAGGCGATCTCCCGCCTCGAACCCCACGTCGACCACCCGGTCTTCGACTACGTGCACGCCCGGCGGGTCGGCTTCTGGGAGGACGTCAACCTGTTCATCTCCCCGATCGGTGACCGCTACCCGCTCAAGTGGGTGACCGCGGTGGCCGCGATCGGCTTCGCCGTCGCCTGGCGTCGTCGCCGCTGGTGGATCCCGCTGGTGGCGATGCCGTTGCAGTTCGTCGTCGAGCAGTACACCCAGACGATCCTCGCCAAGGTCGTCGACCGCGGCCACCCGCCGACCGACCTGGGCACCTACCCCTCCGGCGGCTGCGGCCGGGTGCTGATGACCTTCGGCACCATCCTGGTGCTGGCCGCGCTGACCTGGCGGATCCCGCGCCGGGTGCTGATCGGCCTGGTCACCGCGCTGGCGGTGCTGGTCTCGGTGGAGGGCTACACCCGCATCTACGCCGAGAAGCACTGGCTCACCGACGTGTTCGGCGGGTGGTTCTTCGGCACCCTGCTGACCGGGGTGATGGTGCTCGCCGTGCTGGTGGCCGACGGTCGGGTCCGACCACCGGCCGAGCCGGCCGCCGCTGTCGACGACCGGTCCCTGACCGGCACCTGA
- a CDS encoding glycosyltransferase, whose translation MTTLLVASTGGHLAELHDLLPRLGVQHDCVWATFDSPQSRSLLDGHEVIHVPPAATRDPVGALRDLLAARRVLCGGRFSRVVSTGASVAMSFFLPAARHGLDCHYIESATRTEGPSLTGRLVARVPRTRLYTQYPGWAGGRWRYGGSIFDGYLPEPAAPRPVSRVVVTLGTQDRFGFPRLLQRLVDVVPPEAEVLWQVGSTRIPRMPAGARRQVPHDEMQQAMREADVIVTHAGVGSALAAIRAGHRAVYVPRRARHGEHVDDHQVEMARELDRRGLVLAREADSVTADDLADAASWTVTSTGTVPPFRWEQPA comes from the coding sequence GTGACCACCCTCCTCGTCGCCTCCACCGGTGGGCACCTCGCCGAGCTGCACGACCTGCTGCCCCGGCTCGGGGTGCAGCACGACTGCGTCTGGGCGACGTTCGACTCCCCGCAGAGCCGCTCGCTGCTCGACGGGCACGAGGTCATCCACGTGCCGCCGGCCGCCACCCGGGATCCGGTGGGTGCGCTGCGCGACCTGCTGGCCGCCCGCCGGGTGCTCTGCGGTGGGCGGTTCAGCCGGGTGGTCAGCACCGGCGCCAGCGTCGCCATGTCGTTCTTCCTGCCCGCCGCCCGGCACGGCCTGGACTGCCACTACATCGAGAGCGCCACCCGGACGGAGGGCCCGTCGCTGACCGGTCGGCTGGTCGCCCGGGTGCCCCGGACCCGGCTCTACACCCAGTACCCGGGGTGGGCGGGCGGCCGGTGGCGCTACGGCGGCTCGATCTTCGACGGCTACCTGCCCGAGCCCGCCGCCCCGCGCCCGGTCTCCCGGGTCGTGGTGACCCTCGGCACCCAGGACCGCTTCGGCTTTCCGCGCCTGCTGCAACGGCTGGTCGACGTGGTGCCCCCCGAGGCGGAGGTGCTCTGGCAGGTCGGGTCGACCCGGATCCCCCGGATGCCGGCCGGGGCCCGCCGGCAGGTGCCGCACGACGAGATGCAGCAGGCCATGCGGGAGGCCGACGTGATCGTCACCCACGCCGGGGTGGGGTCGGCGCTGGCCGCGATCCGGGCCGGTCACCGCGCCGTCTACGTGCCGCGTCGGGCCCGGCACGGCGAGCACGTCGACGACCACCAGGTCGAGATGGCCCGGGAGCTCGACCGGCGCGGCCTGGTGCTGGCCCGGGAGGCCGATTCCGTCACGGCCGACGACCTGGCCGACGCGGCGTCCTGGACGGTCACCAGCACCGGTACTGTCCCACCGTTCCGCTGGGAGCAGCCGGCATGA
- a CDS encoding delta-60 repeat domain-containing protein gives MLAAPVLAVGLLAAPARAADLTPVTSTLTSANPADNIPHAQDGDTKAFAEIGNTIYVGGSFTSVKAAGGSWTSRNYLFAYDRTSGALKADFTPTLDGAVHALAASPDGKLIVGGAFKNVNGVSRKNLVALDPATGATVTGWVGRSDGGLVRRTVVVGNKLYIAGAFHWVNGTEHSLLARLDATTGAIDPGFQIDASVARASSELVWGLAVAPDGKTLVAVGNFTEVNGQPRNQVVVVDLDGTPTVANWSTQRYVAPCYSASFPFYARDVDFSDDGSYFVIIADGGRGDGAYCDAIARFETADRGSAMDATWVNYTGTDSVTSVEVADNVVYVGGHFRWLSNANGNDSAGSGAINRFGLGALDPINGLPLVWNPTRSGAPAGTTTWGPIMWELWRGSTGLYAGFDSDGLGNEYHGRLGLFPLAGGRTVAATNAPTASSGYLYVGTGNGQTAKVSFNGTTVGTPVASAQANLTAAGAAFSVGNKLYWSKTDATAPGGSYLGVSMFTGGSVGAPWVGSGYNDWFNPATMAGAFYLDGRMYYTKAGTNKLFYRYLEPDGYIVGCSEFTLPSVGLNWGNVRGMAWVNGKIVYGNTNGSLRAVPFDEVAVDGAASVEIAPASTDLTWSSKTLFFATS, from the coding sequence GTGCTCGCCGCACCGGTGCTCGCGGTCGGCCTGCTGGCCGCGCCCGCCCGTGCGGCGGACCTCACCCCGGTAACCAGCACCCTCACGTCGGCGAACCCGGCGGACAACATTCCGCACGCGCAGGACGGTGACACCAAGGCGTTCGCCGAGATCGGGAACACGATCTACGTGGGCGGCTCCTTCACCTCGGTCAAGGCCGCCGGGGGGAGTTGGACCTCCCGCAACTACCTGTTCGCCTACGACCGGACCAGCGGCGCGCTGAAGGCCGACTTCACCCCGACGCTGGACGGCGCGGTGCACGCCCTCGCGGCGAGCCCGGACGGCAAGCTGATCGTCGGTGGCGCGTTCAAGAACGTCAACGGGGTCAGCCGCAAGAACCTCGTCGCGCTCGACCCGGCGACCGGCGCGACGGTCACCGGCTGGGTCGGCCGCAGCGACGGCGGCCTGGTCCGCCGGACCGTCGTGGTCGGCAACAAGCTCTACATCGCGGGCGCGTTCCACTGGGTCAACGGCACCGAGCACTCGCTGCTGGCCCGGCTCGACGCGACCACCGGCGCGATCGACCCGGGTTTCCAGATCGACGCCAGCGTCGCCCGGGCCAGCAGCGAGCTGGTCTGGGGCCTCGCCGTCGCCCCCGACGGCAAGACCCTGGTCGCGGTGGGCAACTTCACCGAGGTCAACGGCCAGCCCCGCAACCAGGTGGTGGTCGTCGACCTGGACGGCACCCCGACGGTCGCCAACTGGAGCACCCAGCGCTACGTGGCGCCCTGCTACAGCGCCTCGTTCCCGTTCTACGCCCGGGACGTCGACTTCTCCGACGACGGCTCGTACTTCGTGATCATCGCGGACGGTGGCCGGGGCGACGGGGCGTACTGCGACGCCATCGCCCGGTTCGAGACCGCCGACCGGGGTTCGGCCATGGACGCGACCTGGGTCAACTACACCGGCACCGACTCGGTGACCTCCGTGGAGGTGGCCGACAACGTGGTCTACGTCGGCGGGCACTTCCGCTGGCTGAGCAACGCCAACGGCAACGACTCGGCCGGTAGCGGCGCGATCAACCGGTTCGGGCTGGGCGCGCTGGACCCGATCAACGGCCTGCCGCTGGTCTGGAACCCGACCCGCTCGGGCGCCCCGGCGGGCACCACCACCTGGGGCCCGATCATGTGGGAGCTGTGGCGGGGGAGCACCGGCCTGTACGCCGGCTTCGACTCCGACGGGCTCGGCAACGAGTACCACGGCCGGCTCGGTCTGTTCCCGCTGGCCGGTGGCCGGACCGTCGCGGCGACCAACGCGCCGACGGCGTCGTCCGGCTACCTGTACGTCGGGACCGGCAACGGGCAGACCGCCAAGGTGTCGTTCAACGGCACCACCGTGGGCACCCCGGTGGCCAGCGCGCAGGCGAACCTCACCGCGGCCGGCGCGGCCTTCTCGGTCGGCAACAAGCTCTACTGGTCGAAGACCGACGCGACCGCCCCCGGCGGCAGCTACCTGGGTGTGTCGATGTTCACCGGCGGCTCGGTGGGCGCACCCTGGGTCGGCAGTGGCTACAACGACTGGTTCAACCCGGCGACGATGGCCGGCGCGTTCTACCTCGACGGTCGGATGTACTACACCAAGGCCGGCACCAACAAGTTGTTCTACCGCTACCTGGAGCCGGACGGCTACATCGTGGGCTGCTCCGAGTTCACCCTGCCGAGCGTGGGCCTGAACTGGGGTAACGTGCGCGGGATGGCCTGGGTCAACGGCAAGATCGTCTACGGCAACACCAACGGCTCGCTGCGGGCCGTGCCGTTCGACGAGGTGGCCGTCGACGGCGCCGCCTCGGTCGAGATCGCGCCGGCCAGCACCGACCTGACCTGGTCGAGCAAGACGCTGTTCTTCGCCACCTCCTGA
- a CDS encoding GumC domain-containing protein: MDVTDVTPARQRPVGLAELARIPLRRWRTVLAATGLVLLLVAAYLLVFPATYTATTAVVVRPVVTDPFSVPSGGADRAVNMTAESGIATSNGVIDKVASITGRDTTAVADALTVETPVGGQVMRFSYSGHSETEAVDGANGAAEAYLELRKGMYENQRAAVLKSYDDTIALVTSQRTTTQRSLPANQNSSTPSPRTSALLDQLRALNDQLATLAEQRSKIGSADLSPGSVTSAARAPVPSSRDAAPLILVAGLLGGLLVGGLVAFVRESMDRRVRTADEVSALVGAPLLGTVGRDRSGRLSDTDLRYLVLALSRWVDGPKPLPLVLLSSAADERREQVTAGIAAALAQGGHEVRLGVAPESRDRIRPLLQEAQRRHPATEPTRPRVPRPRPAPSAVPTPAPTPAAAPMGNPEDTMIIQPVRKPRPFPTDDPKNGGVYRSTTNAADKTEVIPRVLPRQTPTVDGEELRIGSGAVQLVPLDAPTGGGVTVIDAPPALHDERGVRAAREGRAVLVAARDKTRTGRLGQLVERLRAVGVEPVGFVVTGEKRD; this comes from the coding sequence ATGGATGTGACCGACGTCACTCCGGCCCGGCAGCGCCCGGTCGGCCTGGCCGAACTGGCCCGTATCCCGCTGCGGCGGTGGCGCACGGTGCTCGCCGCCACCGGGTTGGTGCTGCTGCTGGTGGCCGCCTACCTGCTGGTCTTCCCCGCCACCTACACCGCCACCACGGCAGTGGTGGTCCGCCCGGTGGTGACCGACCCGTTCTCGGTGCCCTCCGGTGGCGCCGACCGGGCGGTCAACATGACCGCCGAGAGCGGGATCGCCACCAGCAACGGGGTCATCGACAAGGTTGCCTCGATCACCGGCCGGGACACCACCGCCGTAGCCGACGCGCTCACCGTGGAGACCCCGGTCGGCGGCCAGGTGATGCGGTTCAGCTATTCCGGGCACAGCGAGACCGAGGCGGTGGACGGCGCGAACGGGGCCGCCGAGGCGTACCTCGAACTGCGCAAGGGGATGTACGAGAACCAGCGCGCCGCCGTGCTCAAGTCGTACGACGACACGATCGCCCTGGTCACCAGCCAACGCACCACCACCCAGCGGTCGTTGCCGGCCAACCAGAACTCCTCCACCCCGTCGCCGCGCACCAGCGCCCTGCTGGACCAGCTCCGGGCGCTCAACGACCAGCTCGCGACCCTGGCCGAGCAGCGTTCCAAGATCGGCTCGGCGGACCTCAGCCCCGGATCGGTCACCAGCGCCGCCCGCGCCCCCGTCCCGTCGAGCCGGGACGCCGCCCCGCTGATCCTGGTCGCCGGGCTGCTCGGCGGTCTGCTGGTGGGCGGGCTGGTCGCCTTCGTGCGGGAGTCCATGGACCGCCGGGTCCGCACCGCCGACGAGGTGTCGGCGCTGGTCGGCGCACCGCTGCTGGGCACCGTCGGGCGGGACCGGTCCGGTCGGCTCTCCGACACCGACCTGCGCTACCTGGTGCTGGCCCTGAGCCGCTGGGTGGACGGGCCGAAGCCGCTGCCGCTGGTGCTGCTCTCCAGCGCCGCCGACGAGCGGCGCGAACAGGTCACCGCCGGGATCGCCGCGGCGCTCGCCCAGGGCGGGCACGAGGTGCGCCTCGGCGTCGCGCCGGAGAGCCGGGACCGGATCCGGCCCCTGCTCCAGGAGGCCCAGCGTCGCCACCCGGCGACCGAGCCGACCCGCCCCCGGGTGCCCCGCCCCCGGCCGGCGCCCAGCGCGGTGCCGACGCCGGCACCGACGCCGGCCGCCGCCCCGATGGGCAACCCGGAGGACACCATGATCATTCAGCCGGTCCGCAAGCCCCGGCCGTTCCCCACCGACGACCCGAAGAACGGCGGGGTCTACCGGTCCACCACCAACGCGGCGGACAAGACCGAGGTCATCCCCCGGGTGCTGCCCAGGCAGACCCCCACCGTCGACGGCGAGGAGCTGCGCATCGGCTCCGGCGCGGTGCAGCTGGTCCCGCTGGACGCCCCGACCGGCGGCGGCGTGACCGTGATCGACGCGCCGCCCGCGCTCCACGACGAGCGGGGCGTACGGGCCGCCCGGGAGGGCCGCGCCGTGCTGGTCGCCGCCCGGGACAAGACCCGTACCGGCCGGCTGGGCCAACTGGTGGAACGGCTGCGCGCGGTGGGCGTCGAGCCGGTCGGATTCGTGGTGACGGGAGAGAAGCGTGACTGA
- a CDS encoding glycosyltransferase family 2 protein yields MTEATTPGHHQPVTVVIATRDRPGLLERAVAAVLDQDYPGPVECVVVYDHTDLRELAVDVPAGRSLRYVHNTHRQGLPGGRNTGVDEATAALIAFCDDDDFWLPTKLRRQVELLAQRPDAAAASCGIRLEGPGIAKERQLDRAEVTLPDFVEDRIMEVHSSTILIRRSTWDAIGPVDEELPGGYGEDYEWLLRIAGHGPVVIVPEVLVVVDWHGGSFFFGRWATIVEATRYLLDKHPELAGSRTGLARLHGQIAFALASGRRRREAVRELGRVVRLNPREKRVLVTVPVVLGLLSGERVLRLAQRRGRGV; encoded by the coding sequence GTGACTGAGGCGACGACCCCCGGGCACCACCAGCCGGTGACCGTGGTGATCGCCACCCGGGACCGCCCCGGACTCCTGGAACGCGCCGTGGCCGCCGTGCTCGACCAGGACTACCCCGGCCCGGTGGAGTGCGTCGTGGTCTACGACCACACCGACCTGCGCGAGCTGGCCGTGGACGTCCCGGCCGGCCGGAGCCTGCGCTACGTCCACAACACCCACCGGCAGGGCCTGCCCGGCGGGCGCAACACCGGCGTCGACGAGGCCACCGCCGCGCTGATCGCGTTCTGCGACGACGACGACTTCTGGCTGCCGACGAAGCTGCGCCGCCAGGTCGAGCTGCTGGCGCAGCGCCCCGACGCCGCTGCCGCGAGCTGCGGTATCCGGCTGGAGGGGCCGGGGATCGCCAAGGAACGGCAGCTCGACCGGGCCGAGGTGACCCTCCCCGACTTCGTCGAGGACCGGATCATGGAGGTGCACTCCAGCACCATCCTGATCCGCCGCTCGACCTGGGACGCCATCGGCCCGGTCGACGAGGAGCTGCCCGGCGGCTACGGCGAGGACTACGAGTGGCTGCTGCGGATCGCCGGGCACGGCCCGGTGGTGATCGTCCCCGAGGTGCTGGTGGTGGTCGACTGGCACGGCGGCTCGTTCTTCTTCGGCCGGTGGGCGACCATCGTCGAGGCCACCCGCTACCTGCTGGACAAGCACCCCGAGCTGGCGGGCAGCCGGACGGGCCTGGCCCGGCTGCACGGCCAGATCGCCTTCGCGCTCGCCTCCGGTCGGCGGCGACGGGAGGCGGTCCGGGAACTCGGCCGGGTGGTCCGGCTCAACCCTCGGGAGAAGCGGGTGCTGGTGACCGTCCCGGTGGTGCTCGGGCTGCTCTCCGGGGAACGGGTGCTCCGGCTGGCCCAGCGCCGGGGGCGGGGTGTCTGA